GTTACCATCCCTCTCTTTCAAGCCATTCAACAAGTGCCGAAATATGCCAAGTTCCTCAAGGATATTTGCACTCACAATGACAAGCTTGGAAACCTCAACAAAAAGCCGGTAGATGATTCTATCTCTTGTTTACTTCCTGAAAAATGCAATGGTACCGGCCTATTTTGGTTACTTGTTTGATTAGTGGGATCAAGTTCACAGACTGTATGTGTAATTTGGGGGCGTGTGTGAGCATTATGCCACTCCATCTATGAAAGATTGAACTTAGCACCCCTAAAGAGATCTGGGGTGAGGTTTTTGTTAGCCGACAAGAGTATTGTGTCAGTTGTGGGGATTTCAGAGAATGTCATAGTCAATATTCAAGGGTTGCTCTTTCCAGCTGATTTTCACATCTTGGAGACCCCTCCCATTGACTCAACCAACCAATCATCAATACTCCTTGGACGACCATTCTTGAAGACGGCCCGTTTCAAGTTATACGCACACTCGGGAGTCTATTCTTTTGAGTTGGATGGCAAGCTAGTCAAGTTCACTTTGGAGGAGTATGACAAGCCCATTCTTGAAGCTTACTCTGTTTTTGGATGCCACATAGTTGAAGACAAAGTGATTGAAGATGGCAAGAATCAAGGAAAGGAGGATAGTGCCAAAGAGTCAATTTCAAAGGATCATGTTCAACCAAAGCAAGCCAAGGAGTTGGAAATTATCCTCCTTGGGAAAGTTCCTAAGTCACCAACGAAGCCATGCAAGTCCAACTTAAGACTTTAAACCAacgtgcttggtgggagacacctCACCATGGTGACATTTTCCAATTCTATCTCTTGTTTATAGCTTTTTAAACTATTTGTTTTCTTATGATAGAATGCTTAGCTTAGGTTTGTTGGATAATTTTGAGTTGTATAAGTTGAATTACTTATGGACTATGATTTTGTGCTTGTTTGAATGATTTGAAATAGATAGGTTGTTGTGCTAAGGTTAGGAACCTTAGttttgaagagaaaaaaaattctgaaataGGACATCTGTGTGTACGCACCTAGCTGTGCGTGTGCACAACTCTGTGTTTTTAGCCATCTGTGTAGACGCATAAGCCTGTGCATCTGCACACGCTTTAACAAGCCCTCTGGTTGCAGCGGCAGCACAGCCTGTGCGTGCGCACTGCCCCCTTTTCTCTgatctgtgcgtgcgcacatctgcgtgtgtacgcacaagtTCCCTTTTGCGCTTCATCTGTGCGGCCACACAGACGTGTGCGTCAACACACCTTTTGCAAGCCCCTCTGGTAGGGGCGAGGGAATAGCCTGTGCGTGTGAACAACCTCCCCCATTCTCATtctctgtgcgtgcgcacggacCTATGTACGCACGCACACCTGCTTTCGTCCACATGTTAAAAAAAGGAGAGAGTCCCTCTGTGCACTCGCATACTTTTGTGCGCCCGCAGGTCCTTTTGCGACCTCTCTGGTCGCAGCGTTCGCACACTATGTGCCTTCGCACCCTTCCAAGTTTTTGTCTCTGTACATCCACATAGCcccctgtgcgtccgcacaggtcgcGTTCTGGTAAATAACAAGGCAGGTTGCCATGTTGAGAGGCAATCACCTCTTTTCTTCCCTTCTCCATGGCTGCTCTCTCCCTTTCTTCTCTGCCCAACTCCGTCAGCGACCactatctctctctttctcttacttctcttctcttttctttctttctttccctcTCTTCTCTGTTCTCTTTGTACTACCGGTGAGTTCTCTCCTCTGGTGTTCTTTTCGGTGAACCCAACCGCCATGATTTTGCAGTGGCTATAAGAAGTGTTGTTGTTCCTCCTAGTTCTTGTTCTTTTCTTCCCTAGATGAGAGGACTATTGTTAgtctagaatttctcaaaaTAGAATAtgttcgttgcaagtatagattagaccaacaaacaatccttgatcaaagtttaattttcaaatcaaaatataacCGAGATCAAGAGTacttaaacctcgggtcattctccctaggacgCAATTGAAGTGTTACACACTTTCGGTTCTTAAGAAAAAAAGGggttgatgattggatttttgacggtttagaattttacaaatgaaatctcgttgcaagtacagtttctaaaccaacactaatcctttaataaaaaattttttttgtcacaagtaacaaacccctaaaatctataaaccgaagtattaaacctcgggtcattctccctaggaattgcaataaagtgtctttgttattggttatgaattatttttggggttttgataagaggcatgaaagataaatgacaaggaagtaaactaatagctaaaaaggtcttggcaagggttggtggtcaaggatctctatcctagtcactaaccacaatatgagaattggcaaggattaatcccattaAGCCATCCTCTAattagtaaaggaaagtcacatgagctatatcaatcctagttcATAGGTcataactctccactaattcaattagtgagaactagagtcaatggctcccaatcatcaattacttggacattagtaactcaagagttcctaagttacctttccaagccaagagcacaaaattctactctaaaatccaaccaagcatttcatcaaacacttggaaggcataaaagaaaagcatagtaaatggacaacaacaatgaaatctaacaacaattattgcaaagaattaacaacaaaaatcaaaagaaacacaattattatgaattaccttgaattgaattgaaagaaaatagaaagaacaagagtagatctacaacaaaacatggaagcaacataaaggaaattacaacaaaagaatagaagaagaatgaatgtaacaacaaggaattgaaaggtagaagtagatgagagcaaagattaaaacctagatctaagaactaaacataatcctaatcctaatcctagagagaagtgagagaagctaaaactaactctaaactaatcctaatgagtgtgaatgatcAAAAaatccctttgctcttcaatccttggctttaaatagcatatttggcgccaaagttggtttgGATTGAGCCCCACAACTCCTGAGAATTCACTGGGCGtgaattcacttaaaaatcaagtatcagcatcgacgcgtacgcacacAGCACGTGTACGTGTCCATGGGCCatttcgcaaggtgcgcgtaaGCGCCTGGTGCGTGCGCTTGTCCATAGGCGAgttcaactctttggcttttcatgatttctccacttttcatgctttcctcttcattcctttgatccattcctagccttttcaatctgaaatcactaacaagcacatcaaggcatctaatggaatcaaagggatattaaaatcatcaagttaaaggacTAAAAAGCATGtgttcacatctaagcacaaataaggagacaatcacaaaatcatgctaattcgttgaataaatgtgggtaaaaggtattaaaatctcctaaaatcaatacaagataaaccctacaaatggggtttatcaacctccccatacttaaactaagcatgtcctcatgcttaaactaagaatgaagtaaagggcatggcatttattcaaaggaaactaactaaatgcaatctacctatatgcaactatctaaatgaatgcaattacttggtcaaaatatatcaatccccaagaagcatatatgcacaaagGCCAAAGGTATTAACAACATGTCAAACTttaattgaattgagctattaaatatttttacaaacttgcatgaaaggagatgatcataggtggaaacatgtaattgagcatcaaaccctcaccagATGTATTTGCATTCTATTCGcttaagtgtttagggttgattcactcaattctctcctaatcatgctttccaagatttgtttttcttctaacaatcaacaaatatttcatgcatgcatacatatatcatgaggtcttttcataggttgtaatggggctagggtcaaggtaatgatgcatatttggtcaagtgagtttgaaatttgaatctttgataagcttaaacttcccacctaacctatgacatcctataaaattaagttctaacctaactacccattcttctcactttttcacatactcatgcgttttctttttgtttcacaacacatatgcattgacttttcttgaactttactttggggcattttgtcccctttttattgttttcttttttttcttttctttctatattttttttttcttttctttagcacatgagtatgtacccaattcccaaatatagaaatacaaaacaaaaacatacccttttttcccaaccaatgtcccaagtttcccCACTCTTGAATGattgatacgtaaaaatgagaatttcacgtacaaccggcaagtataccgggtcgtatcaagtagtaagactcactaagagtgaggtcgatcccacgaggattggtagattaagcaactttagttaaatggtagatttagtcaagcaaacatagttttgatttcatgagcattttgatttttaaacataattgcaagaatttaaatggcaaagaatgtaAAGAACTAGAATAAAGAAATGAAGTGCAAGTAAATgacggaaacttaaattgcaagaaacttaaataacatcaaaggtaaatggcaagaaattaaagggtgcagaaatttaaagagcataaaagtaaatggcaagaagtagatgaacagaatgtaaataacaagagtAGTAAATAGACAGAATGTagaaagggattgggaattgggtaatcAAATAGCTAGAGCAAGAGAAATGAGAGTTAATGatagagaggatcattagggattagagatgttagttttcatgaattgatgttagtcaaatccttctcaatcatgggtatagatccatggcaaatgggtgattgaatcccaatctcttggtgattcaatctctctcaacatagccaattgccactctcgtgatctaattgttcatgagaagagatgaagatcaattttaatccagccacacaatttccaaaatctcaaccaaggagagttacatctcacatactaaccaaggtATGTTGATTGAGGAAATCATGagaggatgaactctaaactgaattatgtggctcattcatcaaattcaccacataattcatatagattaacccctctctcgatggtggttgaatctttgaagaacaagagttccctctttagatcaaccactaaaattgagaaagagaagatgggttcaccaattcattcaaaccaacagagctcctccccctatgaaaggggtttagtgaatcatagctccaatttcaacaacaaatgccattagcaaaaattaaactaaatgtaaagaaagatgatgaagaagaagaaaaatgcttaaagcttaaagaaaatgaagaagagaagttccCAGATGAACCAAAATTAGCTCTCTGGGTCTCCTCTCGGAAGTACCAAAAGAGTTTTCAAATACAAGTGCTAAAAAGTGTAAAAATAACTAAGTGTAAAAAGTAGagtaaaaatgtaaaaaaaaaaatatccccTAAAAGTACAAACTCAATCTCTATTTATACTAGTCCTAAAGATCTTCAAGTGGGTCAGCAAGATGGGCTTcctctttgttgaattcttggctcaattGATGAAGTTTCTGGCCTTTGTGAGGAATAGGGGAAGTAGAGCAAGTTGGCACCAATTCTGGCCCATTAAGGGCGTTATTGGCACTAACTCCAGGCcaaatgcacgttggcaacgtgcaagaCATTTTCCTGGTAGTGAAGTatgagacttgggcgttgctagcccaagttgttgccaacaacttgcttttcctcttcttggccttactttcatgctaaacgtagcccagaatttgagtgtcaaccttcagcttcaatatggactatcataCATCATTgaaaagctcttgatgtctattttctaatgccactggaatcaccccaattggactttcctagctcaagttatggttcctcaaagaaggtaaggtcaagctgccaagttgttgccaagttGTTGNNNNNNNNNNNNNNNNNNNNNNNNNNNNNNNNNNNNNNNNNNNNNNNNNNNNNNNNNNNNNNNNNNNNNNNNNNNNNNNNNNNNNNNNNNNNNNNNNNNNNNNNNNNNNNNNNNNNNNNNNNNNNNNNNNNNNNNNNNNNNNNNNNNNNNNNNNNNNNNNNNNNNNNNNNNNNNNNNNNNNNNNNNNNNNNNNNNNNNNNNNNNNNNNNNNNNNNNNNNNNNNNNNNNNNNNNNNNNNNNNNNNNNNNNNNNNNNNNNNNNNNNNNNNNNNNNNNNNNNNNNNNNNNNNNNNNNNNNNNNNNNNNNNNNNNNNNNNNNNNNNNNNNNNNNNNNNNNNNNNNNNNNNNNNNNNNNNNNNNNNNNNNNNNNNNNNNNNNNNNNNNNNNNNNNNNNNNNNNNNNNNNNNNNNNNNNNNNNNNNNNNNNNNNNNNNNNNNNNNNNNNNNNNNNNNNNNNNNNNNNNNNNNNNNNNNNNNNNNNNNNNNNNNNNNNNNNNNNNNNNNNNNNNNNNNNNNNNNNNNNNNNNNNNNNNNNNNNNNNNNNNNNNNNNNNNNNNNNNNNNNNNNNNNNNNNNNNNNNNNNNNNNNNNNNNNNNNNNNNNNNNNNNNNNNNNNNNNNNNNNNNNNNNNNNNNNNNNNNNNNNNNNNNNNNNNNNNNNNNNNNNNNNNNNNNNNNNNNNNNNNNNNNNNNNNNNNNNNNNNNNNNNNNNNNNNNNNNNNNNNNNNNNNNNNNNNNNNNNNNNNNNNNNNNNNNNNNNNNNNNNNNNNNNNNNNNNNNNNNNNNNNNNNNNNNNNNNNNNNNNNNNNNNNNNNNNNNNNNNNNNNNNNNNNNNNNNNNNNNNNNNNNNNNNNNNNNNNNNNNNNNNNNNNNNNNNNNNNNNNNNNNNNNNNNNNNNNNNNNNNNNNNNNNNNNNNNNNNNNNNNNNNNNNNNNNNNNNNNNNNNNNNNNNNNNNNNNNNNNNNNNNNNNNNNNNNNNNNNNNNNNNNNNNNNNNNNNNNNNNNNNNNNNNNNNNNNNNNNNNNNNNNNNNNNNNNNNNNNNNNNNNNNNNNNNNNNNNNNNNNNNNNNNNNNNNNNNNNNNNNNNNNNNNNNNNNNNNNNNNNNNNNNNNNNNNNNNNNNNNNNNNNNNNNNNNNNNNNNNNNNNNNNNNNNNNNNNNNNNNNNNNNNNNNNNNNNNNNNNNNNNNNNNNNNNNNNNNNNNNNNNNNNNNNNNNNNNNNNNNNNNNNNNNNNNNNNNNNNNNNNNNNNNNNNNNNNNNNNNNNNNNNNNNNNNNNNNNNNNNNNNNNNNNNNNNNNNNNNNNNNNNNNNNNNNNNNNNNNNNNNNNNNNNNNNNNNNNNNNNNNNNNNNNNNNNNNNNNNNNNNNNNNNNNNNNNNNNNNNNNNNNNNNNNNNNNNNNNNNNNNNNNNNNNNNNNNNNNNNNNNNNNNNNNNNNNNNNNNNNNNNNNNNNNNNNNNNNNNNNNNNNNNNNNNNNNNNNNNNNNNNNNNNNNNNNNNNNNNNNNNNNNNNNNNNNNNNNNNNNNNNNNNNNNNNNNNNNNNNNNNNNNNNNNNNNNNNNNNNNNNNNNNNNNNNNNNNNNNNNNNNNNNNNNNNNNNNNNNNNNNNNNNNNNNNNNNNNNNNNNNNNNNNNNNNNNNNNNNNNNNNNNNNNNNNNNNNNNNNNNNNNNNNNNNNNNNNNNNNNNNNNNNNNNNNNNNNNNNNNNNNNNNNNNNNNNNNNNNNNNNNNNNNNNNNNNNNNNNNNNNNNNNNNNNNNNNNNNNNNNNNNNNNNNNNNNNNNNNNNNNNNNNNNNNNNNNNNNNNNNNNNNNNNNNNNNNNNNNNNNNNNNNNNNNNNNNNNNNNNNNNNNNNNNNNNNNNNNNNNNNNNNNNNNNNNNNNNNNNNNNNNNNNNNNNNNNNNNNNNNNNNNNNNNNNNNNNNNNNNNNNNNNNNNNNNNNNNNNNNNNNNNNNNNNNNNNNNNNNNNNNNNNNNNNNNNNNNNNNNNNNNNNNNNNNNNNNNNNNNNNNNNNNNNNNNNNNNNNNNNNNNNNNNNNNNNNNNNNNNNNNNNNNNNNNNNNNNNNNNNNNNNNNNNNNNNNNNNNNNNNNNNNNNNNNNNNNNNNNNNNNNNNNNNNNNNNNNNNNNNNNNNNNNNNNNNNNNNNNNNNNNNNNNNNNNNNNNNNNNNNNNNNNNNNNNNNNNNNNNNNNNNNNNNNNNNNNNNNNNNNNNNNNNNNNNNNNNNNNNNNNNNNNNNNNNNNNNNNNNNNNNNNNNNNNNNNNNNNNNNNNNNNNNNNNNNNNNNNNNNNNNNNNNNNNNNNNNNNNNNNNNNNNNNNNNNNNNNNNNNNNNNNNNNNNNNNNNNNNTTTCTTTGCCAAATTCCTGAGCTTATCATTGTCTCCTGTAGCCTCTGTTGATTGAATCTCACCCTTGCTAGTTCCTGCTCTTCAAATATCTTGCGAGCTTCATTGAAGGTTTTAATTTGTGGGTTGAGTAATGGGGGTGTGGAACAGAGGTAACTGAGCTTTTCTTGGGTGCATATATCATAGTCAAGTCTGTCCTTATGCCTGGCTTCCCTAAACATTCTGCTTTCATTAAAGTCTTTGTGAAATGCATCATGTCTAGCATCTAACCTATGGAGAAGCTCTCTTTGCTGAGCTTGCTCTTTCCTTAGTTGAGCTTGTTCTTGTATTACTTTCTCCATGGCTTTTTCATGTTCCATAGTTGAATTGTTGATGGCTTCCTGCATCTTGGCATATTGTTCTTGTTGTAATTCCATCATGTGTGCTTGGTATTCATTTTGTTGGTTCATCCATTGAACTTGAACCCCTCTTTGTTGGTCCATCAATTGCCAAAGGTCCCTTTGTTGTTgtgcttgttcctcttggcttcttTGAACTTGTGAATATTGCCCAGAAATTCCTTCCAAGGCGGCTTGGAGTTGGTTCATGTTCAAGGTGTGAGATTCATCCATTTCTTGAGGCTCCTCCTCTTGTCTTACTTCcttccttttcttccttcttgctAAAGGTTGCCTTTCCAATTGGGTTGTGGTGATGAACTCCAACCTTTCTTTGGTGAGAGGCTTTCCAATGGAGACCAAATCAGTTTCTCCAAATTCTTCAAGAGGCACTCCAGCTTCTTCACATAGGCGCAGAATAGTACTAGGATATCCTAGCCAGCTGTCCTGTTTGACCTTTTGAGCTATTTCAATGATGTTCTTGGCTATAATGTCTCCAACATTGATTTCCCCTCCTTTCATTATACAATGGATCATTATTGCTCTATTCACCGTTACCTCAGAATTATTTGAAGTGGACATCAATGATCTCCTCACTATGTCATGCCATCCTTTTGCTTGAGGTATGAGATCACCTCTCCGAAGTTTGAGTGGTCGGCCATGTGAATCCAATACCCAATCAGTGCCTACTCTGCACAAGTCACTCACCACATCCACATATCTTGGgtcattttcaaccctttcttCATAGCTAGGTCGTTTGAACTGTTTGTGCTTGACCCTTAGCACCCTATTGATGGTGTCCGGGCTAAAATCAACATCCACACCTCTTACATAGCTCATgtatggttcttcatcatcatattcTCTTATCACATTAGTGAAGAACTCATGGATGAGAAGCATGCTCACTTCTTGAGGTTGGTCACAGAGAAGCTCCCATCCCCTttttctgattattttttgtatctCAGGATATTCATCTTTTTTAAGCTTGAATGGTAGCTCTGGAACAACATCTTTGCTTGACATCCAACTAAAAATTCGCTcattgtgtttggatttgaatCTTCTTTNNNNNNNNNNNNNNNNNNNNNNNNNNNNNNNNNNNNNNNNNNNNNNNNNNNNNNNNNNNNNNNNNNNNNNNNNNNNNNNNNNNNNNNNNNNNNNNNNNNNNNNNNNNNNNNNNNNNNNNNNNNNNNNNNNNNNNNNNNNNNNNNNNNNNNNNNNNNNNNNNNNNNNNNNNNNNNNNNNNNNNNNNNNNNNNNNNNNNNNNNNNNNNNNNNNNNNNNNNNNNNNNNNNNNNNNNNNNNNNNNNNNNNNNNNNNNNNNNNNNNNNNNNNNNNNNNNNNNNNNNNNNNNNNNNNNNNNNNNNNNNNNNNNNNNNNNNNNNNNNNNNNNNNNNNNNNNNNNNNNNNNNNNNNNNNNNNNNNNNNNNNNNNNNNNNNNNNNNNNNNNNNNNNNNNNNNNNNNNNNNNNNNNNNNNNNNNNNNNNNNNNNNNNNNNNNNNNNNNNNNNNNNNNNNNNNNNNNNNNNNNNNNNNNNNNNNNNNNNNNNNNNNNNNNNNNNNNNNNNNNNNNNNNNNNNNNNNNNNNNNNNNNNNNNNNNNNNNNNNNNNNNNNNNNNNNNNNNNNNNNNNNNNNNNNNNNNNNNNNNNNNNNNNNNNNNNNNNNNNNNNNNNNNNNNNNNNNNNNNNNNNNNNNNNNNNNNNNNNNNNNNNNNNNNNNNNNNNNNNNNNNNNNNNNNNNNNNNNNNNNNNNNNNNNNNNNNNNNNNNNNNNNNNNNNNNNNNNNNNNNNNNNNNNNNNNNNNNNNNNNNNNNNNNNNNNNNNNNNNNNNNNNNNNNNNNNNNNNNNNNNNNNNNNNNNNNNNNNNNNNNNNNNNNNNNNNNNNNNNNNNNNNNNNNNNNNNNNNNNNNNNNNNNNNNNNNNNNNNNNNNNNNNNNNNNNNNNNNNNNNNNNNNNNNNNNNNNNNNNNNNNNNNNNNNNNNNNNNNNNNNNNNNNNNNNNNNNNNNNNNNNNNNNNNNNNNNNNNNNNNNNNNNNNNNNNNNNNNNNNNNNNNNNNNNNNNNNNNNNNNNNNNNNNNNNNNNNNNNNNNNNNNNNNNNNNNNNNNNNNNNNNNNNNNNNNNNNNNNNNNNNNNNNNNNNNNNNNNNNNNNNNNNNNNNNNNNNNNNNNNNNNNNNNNNNNNNNNNNNNNNNNNNNNNNNNNNNNNNNNNNNNNNNNNNNNNNNNNNNNNNNNNNNNNNNNNNNNNNNNNNNNNNNNNNNNNNNNNNNNNNNNNNNNNNNNNNNNNNNNNNNNNNNNNNNNNNNNNNNNNNNNNNNNNNNNNNNNNNNNNNNNNNNNNNNNNNNNNNNNNNNNNNNNNNNNNNNNNNNNNNNNNNNNNNNNNNNNNNNNNNNNNNNNNNNNNNNNNNNNNNNNNNNNNNNNNNNNNN
This portion of the Arachis duranensis cultivar V14167 chromosome 6, aradu.V14167.gnm2.J7QH, whole genome shotgun sequence genome encodes:
- the LOC107493716 gene encoding uncharacterized protein LOC107493716; amino-acid sequence: MATIAEALTRLTLPPQTRQSTQQASTSSSLPSQPQPNPKGSINAITLRSGTKLDKNVAIPSKLSEETNNEEVEDEVEVMRSEDENVDKGEKEPPKVKEPKKKTLLEEPLPIPFPTLAKKANKQEDLDPTVVEVFEKVEVTIPLFQAIQQVPKYAKFLKDICTHNDKLGNLNKKPVDDSISCLLPEKCNALCHSIYERLNLAPLKRSGVRFLLADKSIVSVVGISENVIVNIQGLLFPADFHILETPPIDSTNQSSILLGRPFLKTARFKLYAHSGVYSFELDGKLVKFTLEEYDKPILEAYSVFGCHIVEDKVIEDGKNQGKEDSAKESISKDHVQPKQAKELEIILLGKVPKSPTKPCKSNLRL